A region from the Aegilops tauschii subsp. strangulata cultivar AL8/78 chromosome 5, Aet v6.0, whole genome shotgun sequence genome encodes:
- the LOC109757515 gene encoding MADS-box transcription factor 25-like, with the protein MGRGKIAIERIDNATNRQVTFSKRRGGLMKKARELAILCDADLALIVFSSTGRLYDFASSSGMEAILERYQEAKQEHCGVLNPTSEAKLWQREVTTLRQQVQNLQHNNRQLLGEELSGSTVRDLQFLVNQVEMSLHSVRKRKEQVMAEEIHELNQKGFLIQKENIELGKKLSIAHERNIELQKKLSGVMRSSEQKDSGSSSKAAGELLMSTRACEPRIIIDLELCQQEHEDEYT; encoded by the exons atGGGGAGGGGGAAGATTGCGATTGAGAGGATCGACAACGCGACGAACCGTCAGGTGACCTTCTCCAAGCGGCGCGGAGGGCTGATGAAGAAGGCCCGGGAGCTCGCCATCCTCTGCGACGCCGATCTTGCACTCATCGTCTTCTCCAGCACCGGTCGCCTCTATGACTTCGCGAGCTCCAG CGGAATGGAGGCAATACTAGAGCGCTACCAGGAGGCCAAACAGGAGCATTGTGGAGTGTTGAATCCAACATCAGAGGCAAAG TTATGGCAGAGGGAGGTTACAACCTTGAGGCAGCAAGTGCAGAACTTACAACACAATAATAG GCAACTATTGGGAGAGGAACTATCTGGTTCCACTGTTCGGGATCTGCAGTTCCTCGTGAACCAAGTAGAAATGAGCTTGCATTCCGTACGAAAGAGGAAG GAGCAAGTTATGGCTGAGGAGATCCACGAACTCAACCAAAAG GGATTTCTTATTCAAAAGGAAAATATAGAACTTGGCAAGAAGTTGAGCATTGCTCATGAGCGAAACATAGAGCTGCAGAAAAAG CTTTCTGGGGTCATGAGATCGAGTGAACAAAAAGACAGCGGAAGCAGCTCAAAAGCTGCTGGCGAATTATTAATGTCGACTAGAGCATGTGAACCAAGGATTATTATTGACCTTGAGTTGTGCCAGCAGGAGCATGAGGATGAATACACCTAA